The genomic segment GCGGCATGCAGGGTCTCGGCGCTGTCGGTGACCAGCCGCGGCCGATGAGGGACCTGCGCGCGGGCGCCGCCGGGCCCTATCAGGTCCCAGCAGTGGCGATGGTCGTACTGCTCGAAATCGAGGCTCGGCAGTCCGCCGAGATCTGCCGGGCTACGCGGCCGTGATCGCTCGGCGAACAGGCCGGGAGCGGCCATCAGCCGCTGGGGGCTCGACGCCAGCACCTTCATGGTCAGGTCGCTGTCCTCCAGGGGCGGAAAACGCACCCGAATCGCCAGATCGAAGCCCTCCTTGACCACGTCCACGCGCCGGCTGGTGGCCTCCACCTGCACCTCCACCTTGGGGCACTGCGCCATGAAGCGCACCAGCAGCGGCGTGATCAGGTAGTGCAGCACGCTGGGCGAGCAGCTCAACCGCACCGTGCCCTGGGGCTCGGCGTGATGGCGCTGGATCAGCTCCTCGGCGGCCTCCGCCTCCACCAGCATGGCCAGGCAGTGGCGATAGTAGGCCTGGCCCAGCTCGGTGACCG from the Halomonas sp. 1513 genome contains:
- a CDS encoding LysR family transcriptional regulator: MQDLNDLYYFVQVVDHGGFAPAGRALGIPKSKLSRRITQLEERLATRLIQRSTRHFSVTELGQAYYRHCLAMLVEAEAAEELIQRHHAEPQGTVRLSCSPSVLHYLITPLLVRFMAQCPKVEVQVEATSRRVDVVKEGFDLAIRVRFPPLEDSDLTMKVLASSPQRLMAAPGLFAERSRPRSPADLGGLPSLDFEQYDHRHCWDLIGPGGARAQVPHRPRLVTDSAETLHAAALEGLGVVKLGLLVGAQDIRAGRLVDVLPGWEPRGGILHAVFPSRRGLLPAVRALLDFLDAQIAEEDFATREALINRADDA